From a region of the Nomascus leucogenys isolate Asia unplaced genomic scaffold, Asia_NLE_v1 Super-Scaffold_285, whole genome shotgun sequence genome:
- the KLHL10 gene encoding kelch-like protein 10 isoform X2: MMKLIIEYAYTRTVPITPDNVEKLLAAADQFNIMGIVRGCCEFLKSELCLDNCIGICKFTDYYYCPELRQKAYMFILHNFEEMVKVSEEFLELSVTELKDIIEKDELNVKQEDAVFEAILKWISHDPQNRKQHISILLPKVRLALMHAEYFMNNVKMNDYVKDSEECKPVIINALKAMYDLNMNGPSNSDFTNPLTRPRLPYAILFAIGGWSGGSPTNAIEAYDARADRWVNVTCEEESPRAYHGAAYLKGYVYIIGGFDSVDYFNSVKRFDPVKKTWHQVAPMHSRRCYVSVTVLSNFIYAMGGFDGYVRLNTAERYEPETNQWTLIAPMHEQRSDASATTLYGKVYICGGFNGNECLFTAEVYNTESNQWTVIAPMRSRRSGIGVIAYGEHVYAVGGFDGANRLRSAEAYSPVANTWRTIPTMFNPRSNFGIEVVDDLLFVVGGFNGFTTTFNVECYDEKTDEWYDAHDMNIYRSALSCCVVPELANVEEYAARRDNFPGLALRDEVKYSASTSTLPV, translated from the exons ATGATGAAGCTAATCATTGAGTATGCATACACCCGGACCGTGCCTATCACACCGGACAATGTGGAGAAACTGCTTGCCGCTGCAGACCAGTTTAACATCATGGGTATCGTCAGGGGTTGCTGCGAGTTCCTCAAGTCGGAGCTGTGCTTGGATAATTGTATCGGCATCTGTAAGTTCACGGACTACTACTACTGTCCTGAGCTGAGGCAGAAGGCCTACATGTTCATACTGCACAACTTCGAGGAGATGGTGAAAGTCTCGGAGGAATTTTTAGAGCTCTCAGTCACCGAACTTAAGGATATCATCGAGAAAGATGAGCTCAATGTCAAACAGGAAGATGCTGTATTTGAGGCCATTTTAAAGTGGATTTCTCATGACCCCCAAAATAGAAAGCAGCACATTTCAATTTTGCTTCCTAAG GTTCGCCTGGCTCTAATGCATGCTGAGTACTTCATGAACAATGTTAAGATGAATGACTATGTCAAAGACAGTGAGGAATGCAAACCAGTCATCATTAATGCCCTAAAGGCCATGTATGACCTCAATATGAATGGACCCTCTAATTCTGATTTCACCAACCCACTCACCAGACCCCGCTTGCCCTATGCCATCCTCTTTGCAATTGGTGGCTGGAGTGGTGGGAGCCCCACCAATGCCATTGAGGCGTATGACGCTCGGGCAGACAGATGGGTGAATGTTACTTGTGAGGAAGAGAGTCCCCGTGCCTACCATGGGGCAGCCTATTTGAAAGGCTATGTGTATATCATTGGGGGGTTTGATAGTGTAGACTATTTCAATAGTGTTAAGCGTTTTGACCCAGTCAAGAAAACTTGGCATCAGGTGGCCCCGATGCACTCCAGACGTTGCTATGTCAGTGTGACAGTCCTCAGCAACTTTATTTATGCCATGGGAGGATTTGATGGCTACGTGCGTCTAAACACTGCTGAACGTTATGAGCCGGAGACCAATCAATGGACACTCATCGCCCCCATGCACGAACAGAGGAGTGATGCAAGCGCCACAACACTCTATGGGAAG GTCTACATATGTGGTGGGTTTAATGGAAACGAGTGCCTGTTTACAGCAGAAGTATACAACACTGAAAGTAATCAGTGGACAGTCATAGCACCCATGAGAAGCAGGAGGAGTGGAATAGGCGTGATTGCTTATGGAGAACATGTATATGCG GTAGGTGGCTTTGATGGAGCTAATCGACTTAGGAGTGCCGAAGCCTACAGCCCTGTGGCTAACACTTGGCGCACAATTCCCACTATGTTTAATCCTCGTAGCAATTTTGGCATCGAGGTGGTGGACGACCTCTTGTTTGTGGTGGGTGGCTTTAATGGTTTTACCACCACCTTTAATGTTGAGTGCTATGATGAAAAGACCGATGAGTGGTATGATGCTCATGACATGAATATATACCGCAGTGCTCTGAGCTGCTGTGTAGTACCAGAGCTGGCCAATGTTGAGGAATATGCAGCTAGACGGGACAACTTCCCAGGATTAGCACTGCGAGATGAAGTAAAATATTCTGCTTCGACAAGTACCCTACCTGTATGA
- the KLHL10 gene encoding kelch-like protein 10 isoform X1: MEMESAAASTRFHQPHMERKMSAMACEIFNELRLEGKLCDVVIKVNGFEFSAHKNILCSCSSYFRALFTSGWNNTEKKVYNIPGISPDMMKLIIEYAYTRTVPITPDNVEKLLAAADQFNIMGIVRGCCEFLKSELCLDNCIGICKFTDYYYCPELRQKAYMFILHNFEEMVKVSEEFLELSVTELKDIIEKDELNVKQEDAVFEAILKWISHDPQNRKQHISILLPKVRLALMHAEYFMNNVKMNDYVKDSEECKPVIINALKAMYDLNMNGPSNSDFTNPLTRPRLPYAILFAIGGWSGGSPTNAIEAYDARADRWVNVTCEEESPRAYHGAAYLKGYVYIIGGFDSVDYFNSVKRFDPVKKTWHQVAPMHSRRCYVSVTVLSNFIYAMGGFDGYVRLNTAERYEPETNQWTLIAPMHEQRSDASATTLYGKVYICGGFNGNECLFTAEVYNTESNQWTVIAPMRSRRSGIGVIAYGEHVYAVGGFDGANRLRSAEAYSPVANTWRTIPTMFNPRSNFGIEVVDDLLFVVGGFNGFTTTFNVECYDEKTDEWYDAHDMNIYRSALSCCVVPELANVEEYAARRDNFPGLALRDEVKYSASTSTLPV; this comes from the exons ATGGAGATGGAGAGCGCGGCGGCCTCCACACGTTTCCACCAGCCTCACATGGAAAGGAAGATGAGTGCGATGGCCTGTGAGATCTTCAACGAGCTTAGACTAGAGGGCAAGCTCTGCGACGTGGTCATCAAGGTCAATGGCTTTGAGTTCAGTGCCCATAAGAACATCCTCTGTAGCTGCAGTTCCTACTTTAG agcttTGTTTACAAGTGGCTGGAACAACACTGAAAAGAAGGTATACAACATCCCTGGCATTTCTCCCGACATGATGAAGCTAATCATTGAGTATGCATACACCCGGACCGTGCCTATCACACCGGACAATGTGGAGAAACTGCTTGCCGCTGCAGACCAGTTTAACATCATGGGTATCGTCAGGGGTTGCTGCGAGTTCCTCAAGTCGGAGCTGTGCTTGGATAATTGTATCGGCATCTGTAAGTTCACGGACTACTACTACTGTCCTGAGCTGAGGCAGAAGGCCTACATGTTCATACTGCACAACTTCGAGGAGATGGTGAAAGTCTCGGAGGAATTTTTAGAGCTCTCAGTCACCGAACTTAAGGATATCATCGAGAAAGATGAGCTCAATGTCAAACAGGAAGATGCTGTATTTGAGGCCATTTTAAAGTGGATTTCTCATGACCCCCAAAATAGAAAGCAGCACATTTCAATTTTGCTTCCTAAG GTTCGCCTGGCTCTAATGCATGCTGAGTACTTCATGAACAATGTTAAGATGAATGACTATGTCAAAGACAGTGAGGAATGCAAACCAGTCATCATTAATGCCCTAAAGGCCATGTATGACCTCAATATGAATGGACCCTCTAATTCTGATTTCACCAACCCACTCACCAGACCCCGCTTGCCCTATGCCATCCTCTTTGCAATTGGTGGCTGGAGTGGTGGGAGCCCCACCAATGCCATTGAGGCGTATGACGCTCGGGCAGACAGATGGGTGAATGTTACTTGTGAGGAAGAGAGTCCCCGTGCCTACCATGGGGCAGCCTATTTGAAAGGCTATGTGTATATCATTGGGGGGTTTGATAGTGTAGACTATTTCAATAGTGTTAAGCGTTTTGACCCAGTCAAGAAAACTTGGCATCAGGTGGCCCCGATGCACTCCAGACGTTGCTATGTCAGTGTGACAGTCCTCAGCAACTTTATTTATGCCATGGGAGGATTTGATGGCTACGTGCGTCTAAACACTGCTGAACGTTATGAGCCGGAGACCAATCAATGGACACTCATCGCCCCCATGCACGAACAGAGGAGTGATGCAAGCGCCACAACACTCTATGGGAAG GTCTACATATGTGGTGGGTTTAATGGAAACGAGTGCCTGTTTACAGCAGAAGTATACAACACTGAAAGTAATCAGTGGACAGTCATAGCACCCATGAGAAGCAGGAGGAGTGGAATAGGCGTGATTGCTTATGGAGAACATGTATATGCG GTAGGTGGCTTTGATGGAGCTAATCGACTTAGGAGTGCCGAAGCCTACAGCCCTGTGGCTAACACTTGGCGCACAATTCCCACTATGTTTAATCCTCGTAGCAATTTTGGCATCGAGGTGGTGGACGACCTCTTGTTTGTGGTGGGTGGCTTTAATGGTTTTACCACCACCTTTAATGTTGAGTGCTATGATGAAAAGACCGATGAGTGGTATGATGCTCATGACATGAATATATACCGCAGTGCTCTGAGCTGCTGTGTAGTACCAGAGCTGGCCAATGTTGAGGAATATGCAGCTAGACGGGACAACTTCCCAGGATTAGCACTGCGAGATGAAGTAAAATATTCTGCTTCGACAAGTACCCTACCTGTATGA